One region of Solanum pennellii chromosome 6, SPENNV200 genomic DNA includes:
- the LOC107023091 gene encoding photosystem I reaction center subunit VI-1, chloroplastic has product MASMATLTAVKPTSSVKGLAGSSIAGTKLNVKSSRLNLKQSKSRAGAVVAKYGDKSVYFDLEDLGNTTGQWDLYGSDAPSPYNSLQSKFFETFAAPFTKRGLLLKFLILGGGSTLAYFSSTTSGDILPIKKGPQLPPKLGPRGKI; this is encoded by the exons ATGGCGTCTATGGCAACTCTTACTGCAGTAAAGCCCACCAGTAGTGTCAAGGGCCTAGCTGGAAGCTCCATTGCTGGAACTAAGCTGAACGTTAAATCATCTCGCCTCAATTTGAAGCAATCTAAATCCAG GGCTGGTGCTGTGGTTGCAAAATATGGTGACAAGAGTGTATACTTTGACTTGGAGGATTTGGGCAACACAACTGGTCAGTGGGACTTGTATGGATCAGATGCACCTTCACCTTACAACTCCCTTCAG AGCAAGTTCTTTGAGACATTTGCTGCTCCTTTCACAAAGAGAGGTCTGTTGCTCAAGTTCTTGATATTGGGAGGTGGCTCTACTCTTGCTTACTTCAGTTCAACTACATCAGGAGATATCCTACCAATCAAGAAGGGCCCCCAACTTCCACCAAAGCTCGGTCCACGTGGCAAGATCTAA
- the LOC107023092 gene encoding 60S ribosomal protein L37-2 — MGKGTGSFGKRRNKTHTLCVRCGRRSFHLQKSRCSACAYPAARKRTYNWSVKAIRRKTTGTGRMRYLRNVPRRFKTNFREGTEAAPRKKGVASA, encoded by the exons ATG GGTAAGGGAACAGGAAGCTTCGGTAAGAGGAGGAACAAGACCCACACACTATGTGTGAGGTGTGGAAGACGGAGCTTCCATCTCCAGAAGAGCCGTTGCTCTGCTTGTGCTTACCCTGCTGCCCGTAAAAGGACAT ACAACTGGAGTGTGAAGGCTATCCGCAGAAAGACAACTGGAACTGGCCGCATGAGGTATCTTCGTAACGTCCCTCGCAGGTTCAAGACCAATTTCAGAGAAG GTACTGAAgcagctccaaggaagaagggAGTAGCTTCTGCTTGA
- the LOC107023090 gene encoding rop guanine nucleotide exchange factor 12-like isoform X1, protein MILETNNNSMAGFKSRLANDSTVTSPRSDMELMKEKFSKLLLGEDMSGGGKGVSSALALSNAITNLAASVFGEMKRLEPMPAERKAKWRKEIGWLLSVTDHIVEFVPCKQVSKAGTNMEVMVTKQRSDLQMNIPALRKLDAMLIDCLDGLNDQSEFSYVSKDDESQEEKNSRKDDKWWIPTPKVPPNGLSDPLRKWLRFQKDSVNQVHKASMAINAQVLSEMEIPESYIESLPKNGRASLGDSIYKSITDEYFDPDYFFTTMDMSSEHKILDLKDRIEASVVIWKRKMHAKDGKSSWGSTISFEKREMFEERAELILLILKQRFPGIPQSKLDISKIQYNKDVGQAILESYSRIIESRAFTIMSRIEDVLQADAMAQNPSNGEVKRPLSDKEEEGKLNSAENGASMTLLDFIGWTPDQEDNNPKKDLKEDPTYKDINAKIKCSPPSIVTNKRFSYLENLGMCRSPTARH, encoded by the exons ATGATTCTTGAAACGAACAATAATTCAATGGCTGGATTCAAGTCACGTTTGGCTAACGATTCAACGGTCACTAGCCCTCGTTCAG ATATGGAGTTGATGAAggaaaagttttcaaagttgctCCTTGGTGAGGATATGTCTGGTGGAGGGAAGGGTGTCTCGTCTGCGCTGGCTTTGTCAAATGCAATCACAAATCTAGCAG CTTCTGTTTTCGGAGAGATGAAAAGATTAGAGCCAATGCCAGCTGAGAGAAAAGCAAAATGGAGAAAAGAAATTGGTTGGCTTTTATCTGTTACAGATCACATTGTTGAATTTGTTCCTTGTAAACAAGTTTCAAAAGCTGGAACAAACATGGAG GTTATGGTAACAAAGCAGCGATCTGATCTTCAAATGAACATTCCAGCTCTACGGAAGCTAGATGCAATGCTTATT GATTGCTTAGATGGCCTTAACGATCAAAGTGAGTTCTCGTATGTATCAAAAGATGATGAATCACAGGAAGAAAAAAACAGCAGGAAAGATGACAAATGGTGGATACCTACTCCTAAGGTTCCTCCTAACGGCTTGTCTGATCCATTGCGGAAATGGCTGCGATTTCAGAAGGATTCAGTAAACCAAGTTCATAAAGCATCCATGGCGATAAATGCTCAAGTCTTGTCAGAAATGGAGATCCCAGAAAGTTATATAGAGTCCCTACCTAAG AATGGGAGAGCAAGCCTAGGAGATTCGATCTACAAAAGCATCACCGATGAATACTTTGATCCAGATTACTTCTTTACAACTATGGACATGTCTTCAGAACATAAAATTTTAGACCTCAAGGACAGGATTGAGGCTTCTGTAGTTATTTGGAAAAGAAAGATGCATGCTAAAGATGGGAAATCATCGTGGGGTTCAACTATTAGCTTTGAGAAGAGAGAAATGTTTGAAGAAAGAGCAGAACTCATCTTATTAATTCTTAAGCAGCGGTTCCCTGGAATTCCTCAGTCAAAACTAGACATTAGTAAAATCCAATACAACAAA GATGTGGGACAAGCTATATTAGAAAGCTATTCAAGAATAATAGAAAGCAGGGCATTCACAATCATGTCACGAATTGAAGACGTTCTCCAAGCAGATGCTATGGCGCAAAATCCTTCCAATGGAGAAGTAAAGAGACCATTATcagataaagaagaagaagggaagCTTAACTCTGCAGAGAATGGAGCTTCAATGACACTTTTGGATTTCATCGGTTGGACACCTGATCAAGAAGACAACAACCCAAAGAAAGATTTGAAGGAGGACCCAACTTATAAAGATATTAACGCGAAGATTAAATGCAGCCCTCCTAGCATAGTCACCAACAAGAGGTTTTCTTACTTAGAGAACTTAGGTATGTGCAGAAGTCCAACTGCACGTCACTAA
- the LOC107022659 gene encoding long-chain-alcohol O-fatty-acyltransferase-like, which translates to MDVNVELQNFIRVWFAAIGALCYCYYCVTRIPSGVLRLLFVFPIVYFFLILPLDLSSFHLGAPTIFYLVWLANFKLLLFCFDRGPLSSYSSLPLLHFLSIALLPVKPTYIIRDGFKISSTQSVQGTERVPGLFWGKIILLAAIIRVYNYRELLHSNVILVLYCLHIYLAVEFILAITVIPVRALLGLEIEPQFNDPYLATSLQDFWGRRWNLMVPGILRPAVYFPVRGILTSSLGKELASLPAIFATFLVSGLMHELIYYYLSRVRPTWEVTWFFVFHGICVCIEVTVKNFLHGGWQMNRVVSGVLTLAFVAWTGDWLFFPQIIRNGLDQKAINEYYVMAAAAASDFKSSTGQQLQPATGVRRPAH; encoded by the exons ATGGATGTAAATGTCGAGCTCCAAAATTTCATCCGAGTATGGTTTGCAGCTATTGGAGCTTTATGCTATTGCTACTACTGCGTAACCCGCATTCCTAGCGGCGTCCTAAGGCTTCTCTTTGTTTTTCCCATTGTCTATTTCTTTCTCATTCTCCCTCTCGATCTATCTTCCTTCCATCTTGGTGCCCCCACAATTTTCTACCTCGTCTGGCTCGCTAATTTCAAGCTCCTTCTCTTTTGTTTCGATCGAGGGCCTTTATCCTCTTACTCTTCTTTACCTCTTCTTCATTTCCTCTCTATCGCCCTTCTCCCGGTTAAACCAACCTACATTATCAGAGACGgattcaaaatttcatcaacTCAGTCGGTGCAGGGTACCGAAAGAGTACCCGGTTTGTTTTGGGGGAAAATAATCCTGTTGGCAGCTATTATTAGAGTATACAATTACAGAGAACTTTTACATTCAAATGTAATTTTAGTTCTCTACTGCTTACATATTTATCTAGCAGTGGAGTTTATCCTTGCAATCACAGTTATCCCAGTACGAGCTCTTCTAGGGCTAGAAATTGAGCCTCAATTCAACGACCCATACCTCGCCACCTCACTTCAAGACTTTTGGGGCCGTAGATGGAACTTAATGGTGCCGGGGATTTTACGTCCGGCGGTGTATTTCCCTGTCAGGGGTATTTTAACCTCTTCTTTAGGGAAGGAATTAGCCAGTTTACCAGCAATTTTTGCTACATTTTTAGTTTCTGGGTTaatgcatgaattgatctacTATTACCTCTCCCGCGTGAGACCCACATGGGAAGTGACTTGGTTCTTCGTCTTCCATGGAATTTGTGTGTGCATTGAGGTTACCGTGAAGAATTTTCTTCATGGCGGCTGGCAGATGAATAGGGTGGTTTCCGGTGTACTCACATTGGCGTTTGTGGCTTGGACCGGTGATTGGCTATTTTTCCCACAGATTATTAGGAATGGGTTAGACCAGAAAGCCATTAACGAGTACTACGTTATG GCAGCAGCAGCCGCCAGCGACTTCAAGTCTTCAACCGGCCAGCAACTTCAACCGGCGACTGGCGTCCGGCGGCCAGCCCACTAa
- the LOC107023095 gene encoding uncharacterized protein LOC107023095, whose product MGMLYRKPQMLLNKTFQKTKNLFFKTLHNLNSFLFKSHHKLPKVCHFNPFFSRSNRIPNSIIQELDDYYRDFPQQWECSNKNEVPQRKSIREESVNNTRKVQKEKMEDALLRNTSKGEVLVQKMKELEMMDEEDLDQMMDIKEVLYYYSYLKCPVYLDIVDRYFMDMYNELSLPQTFINVNS is encoded by the coding sequence ATGGGGATGTTGTACAGAAAGCCACAAATGCTGCTTAATAAAACCTTTCAAAAGACCAAGAACCTCTTCTTCAAAACACTACATAATCTCAATTCATTTCTCTTTAAAAGTCATCACAAGTTACCTAAAGTTTGTCACTTCAATCCCTTCTTCTCTCGTAGCAACCGAATTCCAAACAGCATTATTCAAGAATTGGACGATTACTACAGAGACTTTCCTCAACAATGGGAATGTAGTAACAAAAACGAAGTTCCACAGAGAAAGAGCATACGCGAAGAATCAGTAAACAACACGAGGAAAGTacagaaagaaaaaatggaagatGCATTGCTTCGAAACACAAGTAAAGGTGAGGTATTAGTACAGAAGATGAAGGAACTAGAGATGATGGATGAGGAAGATTTGGATCAAATGATGGACATAAAAGAAGTTCTCTACTACTACTCTTACCTAAAATGTCCAGTTTACCTTGACATTGTTGACAGGTATTTCATGGACATGTATAATGAGTTATCACTTCCACAGACATTCATCAATGTCAACAGTTAA
- the LOC107023090 gene encoding rop guanine nucleotide exchange factor 12-like isoform X2, producing the protein MELMKEKFSKLLLGEDMSGGGKGVSSALALSNAITNLAASVFGEMKRLEPMPAERKAKWRKEIGWLLSVTDHIVEFVPCKQVSKAGTNMEVMVTKQRSDLQMNIPALRKLDAMLIDCLDGLNDQSEFSYVSKDDESQEEKNSRKDDKWWIPTPKVPPNGLSDPLRKWLRFQKDSVNQVHKASMAINAQVLSEMEIPESYIESLPKNGRASLGDSIYKSITDEYFDPDYFFTTMDMSSEHKILDLKDRIEASVVIWKRKMHAKDGKSSWGSTISFEKREMFEERAELILLILKQRFPGIPQSKLDISKIQYNKDVGQAILESYSRIIESRAFTIMSRIEDVLQADAMAQNPSNGEVKRPLSDKEEEGKLNSAENGASMTLLDFIGWTPDQEDNNPKKDLKEDPTYKDINAKIKCSPPSIVTNKRFSYLENLGMCRSPTARH; encoded by the exons ATGGAGTTGATGAAggaaaagttttcaaagttgctCCTTGGTGAGGATATGTCTGGTGGAGGGAAGGGTGTCTCGTCTGCGCTGGCTTTGTCAAATGCAATCACAAATCTAGCAG CTTCTGTTTTCGGAGAGATGAAAAGATTAGAGCCAATGCCAGCTGAGAGAAAAGCAAAATGGAGAAAAGAAATTGGTTGGCTTTTATCTGTTACAGATCACATTGTTGAATTTGTTCCTTGTAAACAAGTTTCAAAAGCTGGAACAAACATGGAG GTTATGGTAACAAAGCAGCGATCTGATCTTCAAATGAACATTCCAGCTCTACGGAAGCTAGATGCAATGCTTATT GATTGCTTAGATGGCCTTAACGATCAAAGTGAGTTCTCGTATGTATCAAAAGATGATGAATCACAGGAAGAAAAAAACAGCAGGAAAGATGACAAATGGTGGATACCTACTCCTAAGGTTCCTCCTAACGGCTTGTCTGATCCATTGCGGAAATGGCTGCGATTTCAGAAGGATTCAGTAAACCAAGTTCATAAAGCATCCATGGCGATAAATGCTCAAGTCTTGTCAGAAATGGAGATCCCAGAAAGTTATATAGAGTCCCTACCTAAG AATGGGAGAGCAAGCCTAGGAGATTCGATCTACAAAAGCATCACCGATGAATACTTTGATCCAGATTACTTCTTTACAACTATGGACATGTCTTCAGAACATAAAATTTTAGACCTCAAGGACAGGATTGAGGCTTCTGTAGTTATTTGGAAAAGAAAGATGCATGCTAAAGATGGGAAATCATCGTGGGGTTCAACTATTAGCTTTGAGAAGAGAGAAATGTTTGAAGAAAGAGCAGAACTCATCTTATTAATTCTTAAGCAGCGGTTCCCTGGAATTCCTCAGTCAAAACTAGACATTAGTAAAATCCAATACAACAAA GATGTGGGACAAGCTATATTAGAAAGCTATTCAAGAATAATAGAAAGCAGGGCATTCACAATCATGTCACGAATTGAAGACGTTCTCCAAGCAGATGCTATGGCGCAAAATCCTTCCAATGGAGAAGTAAAGAGACCATTATcagataaagaagaagaagggaagCTTAACTCTGCAGAGAATGGAGCTTCAATGACACTTTTGGATTTCATCGGTTGGACACCTGATCAAGAAGACAACAACCCAAAGAAAGATTTGAAGGAGGACCCAACTTATAAAGATATTAACGCGAAGATTAAATGCAGCCCTCCTAGCATAGTCACCAACAAGAGGTTTTCTTACTTAGAGAACTTAGGTATGTGCAGAAGTCCAACTGCACGTCACTAA
- the LOC107023093 gene encoding ATP-dependent DNA helicase DDX11, translating to MEERREFPAFPYEPYSIQLDFMNALYQSLNKGGVAMLESPTGTGKTLSIICSALQWLVDKKQHQKTQMDSSSNLGGKQEDQLGVDDEPDWMRDFVINKDTKSPDKKTKEKKQMGFNKKIDMKGKRDNVRDLITNGGGKDEDTDTEKVKNLLTKHEVEGMDEVEFLVEEYESEDENGGRSKRKGGGVPVNSSSEEEKDEDNMEDEEDEARPKIYFCSRTHSQLSQFVKELRKTKFADEVNVVCLGSRKNFCINKDVLKLGSSTQINEKCLELQKSRKKEISKISKTKNIRACGRAGRSKTSSGCPMLRNQKRGKEFRSEVSQQGPLDIEDLVQIGNDLKTCPYYGSRSMVHIADLVVLPYQSLLSKSSRESLGLSLKDSVVVIDEAHNLADSLVSMYNAKITLSQLELVHSHLESYFIGFRNLLGPGNRRYIQIMMVLTRAFLQVLRDENCQSTFDPLCNAERSKSGFESSTAINEFLFALNIDNINLYKLLLYIEGSNIMHKVCGYGHKLALSVEVSGLKNDDQSSHDESALSGFQALVNMLLSLTNKDGDGRIIISRPRTICSMQQGGYLKYVMLTGEKIFSEILNQAHAVILAGGTLQPIEETKERLFPWLPPDKLHFFSCGHIIPSANILPIVVPQGPSGHSFDFSYSARSSSVMIKELGLFVSNLVNVVPEGMVLFFSSFDYEGQVYDAWKESGIIGRIMKKKRIFREPRRSTDVETVLKEYKETIDALSHRSSKRDPESRNGAILLAIVGGKVSEGINFSDGMGRCIVMVGLPYPSPADIELMERIKHIEGFDTSSGKNTKFQAERSWYNGDAQAGLDILKSCKHRGKQYYENLCMKAVNQSIGRAIRHINDYAAILLVDKRYTYDPSERSSSQSTNKLPQWIKGRLVSGTKNYGELQKLLHQFFKFHKGKEDNQ from the exons ATGGAAGAGAGAAGGGAATTTCCGGCATTTCCGTACGAACCCTATTCCATTCAGCTTGATTTCATGAACGCCCTTTACCAATCCCTCAATAAAGGCGGCGTTGCCATGCTCGAAAGCCCCACTG GGACTGGTAAAACGCTTAGTATAATTTGCAGTGCTCTTCAATGGCTTGTTGATAAAAAGCAACATCAGAAAACCCAGATGGATTCTTCTTCGAATTTAGGTGGGAAACAGGAAGATCAGTTGGGGGTTGATGATGAACCAGATTGGATGAGGGACTTTGTCATTAACAAAGATACCAAATCGCCTGACAAGAAGACAAAGGAAAAGAAGCAAATGgggttcaacaaaaaaattgatatgaaaggaAAAAGGGACAATGTGAGAGATTTAATTACTAACGGGGGTGGGAAGGATGAAGATACTGACACTGAAAAGGTAAAGAATTTACTGACAAAACATGAGGTTGAGGGAATGGATGAAGTGGAGTTTTTGGTTGAAGAGTATGAGAGTGAAGATGAAAATGGAGGGCGATCGAAAAGGAAGGGTGGTGGGGTGCCGGTTAATTCCTCGAGTGAggaagaaaaagatgaagatAACATGGAAGATGAAGAGGATGAGGCTAGACCCAAGATTTACTTCTGTAGCCGGACACATTCACAACTTTCACAGTTCGTAAAGGAGTTAAGGAAGACTAAATTTGCTGATGAAGTAAATGTTGTATGCTTAGGATCTAGGAAGAATTTCTGCATTAATAAAG ATGTATTGAAGTTAGGCAGTTCCACTCAGATAAATGAGAAATGTTTGGAGCTTCAAAAAAGTAGGAAGAAGGAAATTTCTAAAATATCAAAGACAAAG AACATCAGAGCTTGTGGCAGAGCAGGAAGGTCCAAGACTTCCTCAGGATGCCCAATGCTTAGGAATcagaaaagaggaaaagaattTCGAAGTGAGGTTTCTCAACAAGGGCCCTTGGATATTGAGGATCTTGTTCAGATTGGAAATGACTTAAAAACTTGCCCTTACTATGGCTCAAGAAGCATGGTCCACATAGCAGATCTTGTGGTTCTTCCTTATCAATCGCTTCTTTCAAAATCATCGCGTGAATCACTTGGTTTAAGTTTAAAAGATAGTGTTGTTGTCATAGACGAAGCTCATAATTTAGCTGATTCTCTCGTCAGCATGTACAACGCAAAAATTACACTGTCACag TTGGAACTTGTGCATTCACACTTGGAGAGTTACTTCATAGGCTTTCGCAATCTGCTAGGGCCAGGCAACCGAAGATATATTCAAATAATGATGGTCCTCACTCGGGCTTTTCTACAAGTTCTGCGTGATGAGAATTGTCAAAGCACCTTTGACCCCCTTTGTAATGCTGAGCGAAGTAAAAGTGGCTTTGAGTCATCCACGGCGATAAACGAGTTTCTATTTGCCCTCAATATTGACAACATAAATCTGTATAAGCTCTTGTTGTATATAGAAGGAAGCAATATTATGCACAAG GTATGTGGATATGGACATAAATTAGCACTCTCAGTAGAAGTTTCAGGATTGAAAAATGACGATCAAAGCAGTCATGATGAAAGTGCATTATCTGGTTTCCAAGCATTAGTTAACATGTTACTGTCACTGACAAATAAGGATGGTGATGGAAGAATAATAATATCAAGGCCAAGGACAATATGCTCAATGCAACAAGGAGGGTATTTGAAATATGTCATGCTCACAGGAGAAAAGATATTTTCTGAG ATCTTGAATCAAGCTCATGCTGTCATATTGGCTGGTGGGACTTTGCAACCTATAGAGGAAACAAAAGAACGCCTGTTTCCTTGGTTACCACCGGATAAGTTGCATTTCTTTTCCTGTGGTCATATCATCCCATCTGCAAACATTCTACCAATTGTTGTTCCTCAGGGGCCTTCTGGCCACTCCTTTGATTTTAGTTACAGCGCCAGAAGCTCATCAGTCATG ATAAAAGAACTAGGGCTTTTCGTCTCCAATTTGGTAAATGTAGTTCCTGAAGGCATGGTTCTTTTCTTCTCATCATTTGACTACGAAGGCCAGGTCTATGATGCATGGAAGGAGTCGGGCATCATTGGAAGAATTATGAAAAAGAAGCGCATATTTAGAGAACCTAGAAGAAGTACAGATGTGGAAACTGTTTTGAAGGAATACAAGGAAACAATTGATGCACTGTCCCATAGAAGTTCTAAGCGGGATCCTGAATCAAGAAATGGTGCAATTCTCCTTGCTATTGTGGGTGGGAAAGTATCAGAAGGTATCAACTTCAGCGATGGGATGGGTCGATGCATAGTCATGGTTGGATTGCCCTATCCTAGTCCTGCTGACATCGAGTTGATGGAGAGGATCAAACATATTGAAGGATTTGATACTTCTAGTGGTAAGAACACCAAATTTCAGGCTGAAAGAAGCTGGTATAATGGAGATGCTCAAGCTGGGCTGGACATCCTAAAAAGCTGCAAGCATAGAGGGAAGCAGTATTATGAGAATCTTTGCATGAAAGCTGTGAATCAATCAATTG GTAGAGCAATTCGGCATATTAACGACTATGCTGCCATCCTATTAGTTGATAAACGCTATACATATGATCCTTCTGAAAGAAGCTCCTCACAGTCAACCAACAAGCTCCCCCAGTGGATTAAAGGTCGGCTTGTTTCTGGAACAAAGAATTATGGAGAACTCCAGAAGCTGCTGCATCAATTCTTCAAGTTCCACAAAGGCAAAGAGGACAACCAGTAA